From a region of the Cucumis sativus cultivar 9930 chromosome 6, Cucumber_9930_V3, whole genome shotgun sequence genome:
- the LOC101212609 gene encoding lysine-specific demethylase JMJ25 gives MEEEDEALPDHLRCKRTDGKQWRCKRRVMDNLKLCEIHYLQGRHRQCKEKVPDSLKLQRTNRKSIDTDSNVENVVIRASPKAATLAKLMKRKKLGGASVALDGMLNRMKMKKGNMQFELIKMVLRREVEKRRKKKDVEKARKRMKNTGNEIELEENSDKEMTRQLPNGLMAISPSPSPLQSGNEGSSCGTKIGAESRPIQQRRFRSKNVNILPVGDLQVLPYGRNVGKSRKCKRKKCHGCQKSTSWSLTQCSSCQKTFFCIDCIRERYFDTPDEVKRACPVCRGICNCKDCSVYQSLHTECKDFLGDGVGKILRFHYLICVLLPILKQINTEKHAELETEAIVKGIELSEVDIKQDEFGSLEHCCNNCKTIIADLYRSCPSCSYNLCLSCCRNIFLEDSSGVCNMSIPKYLNGKKTCLADKKKLVKNKKLNPGTWLPSSKSLHKGRVHNSVRHFSCPSNECGSCSDNSLLELRCIFPLSWTKELEASAEEIVCSYDFPESVDASSHCTLCFGEDRDVDETEEFQKVAVREDSNDNYLYYPSLLDIRLDDLEHFQRHWVKGHPVIVRDVLENSDLTWDPVVMFCTYLERTISRFENSTSLPEASCNMDWCEVEIGIRQYFMGSLKGRTRTNTFNNMLKLKGWLSSHLFQEQFPAHYAEIIRILPLQEYMNPMSGLLNLAAKLPQEIAKPDMGPCVYLAYGCSEDHVLADSVSRLCYDSYDVINILVHSTDVPVSTEQLTKVINLLQRQRALGESSNTSTNHSSVEEVESCKAGNETPFCKKFAKVPSFSASTDQVFAQGIKRPSMTSDSACDSDPEPLMFECKSSQISETTGPQTKFREQIESCLVVGNKSSKSCGAQWDIFRRQDVPRLSEYLRKHSDEFIHKHVVHPILDQSFFLDEAHKLRLKEEFQIEPWTFEQNIGEAVIIPAGCPYQIRNRKSCVHVVLDFISPESVGESIQLTDEVRLLPENHIAKEKTLEVKKRALNTIDAAIKQVRELTNALQEVSH, from the exons atggaagaagaagacgaagcACTTCCAGACCATTTGCGGTGCAAGAGGACTGATGGGAAGCAATGGCGCTGCAAAAGAAGAGTGATGGATAATCTAAAGCTCTGTGAAATTCACTATCTTCAAGGCCGCCATCGTCAGTGTAAGGAGAAAGTTCCTGATTCTCTCAAACTTCAAAGGACGAACAGAAAATCGATTGATACAGATTCGAATGTTGAAAACGTCGTAATTAGGGCGTCTCCGAAAGCGGCAACACTGGCAAAACtaatgaagaggaagaaattaGGTGGGGCTTCGGTCGCATTGGATGGGATGCTAAATagaatgaagatgaagaaagggAATATGCAGTTTGAGTTGATTAAGATGGTGCTGCGAAGGGAAgtggagaagagaagaaagaagaaggatgtTGAGAAGGCTAGAAAGAGGATGAAGAACACGGGGAATGAAATTGAGTTGGAGGAGAACAGTGATAAGGAAATGACGAGGCAATTGCCTAATGGACTTATGGCAATTTCTCCTTCTCCATCCCCTCTTCAATCTGGCAATGAAGGTTCTTCTTGCGGAACCAAGATTGGGGCAGAATCCAGACCGATTCAGCAACGGCGATTTCGTTCCAAGAATGTCAATATTCTTCCAGTTGGAGACTTGCAG GTTCTACCATATGGGCGTAATGTGGGCAAATCGAGAAAATGTAAGAGGAAGAAATGTCATGGGTGTCAGAAAAGTACTTCATGGAGCTTAACTCAGTGTTCAAGTTGTCAAAAAACCTTCTTCTGCATAGACTGCATCAGAGAGAG GTACTTCGATACACCAGACGAAGTGAAAAGGGCATGCCCTGTCTGCCGTGGGATTTGCAACTGTAAGGACTGCTCAGTGTATCAATCTTTACACACAGAATGTAAG GATTTTTTGGGAGATGGCGTTGGAAAAATTCTACGTTTCCACTATCTGATTTGTGTTCTTCTCCCTATactcaaacaaataaacacaGAGAAGCACGCTGAGCTAGAAACAGAGGCTATAGTAAAAG GGATAGAACTTTCTGAAGTTGATATCAAGCAGGATGAATTTGGCAGTCTTGAACATTGTTG CAATAACTGCAAAACTATTATTGCGGATCTCTACAGAAGTTGCCCAAGTTGTTCTTATAATCTCTGCTTAAGTTGCTGCcgtaatatttttcttgaggATTCTAGTGGAGTTTGTAACATGTCCATTCCGAAATATCTTAATGGAAAAAAAACCTGTCTGGCTGATAAAAAGAAACTTGTGAAAAACAAGAAGTTAAATCCTGGTACTTGGCTTCCTTCTTCTAAGTCATTGCATAAAGGAAGAGTTCATAATAGTGTTAGACATTTTTCTTGTCCGTCAAATGAATGTGGCAGCTGCAGTGATAATAGCCTTCTTGAGTTGAGATGTATTTTTCCATTAAGTTGGACAAAGGAACTTGAAGCGAGTGCAGAAGAAATAGTATGCAGCTATGATTTTCCAGAGTCTGTTGATGCATCGTCACACTGTACTTTGTGCTTTGGTGAGGATCGTGATGTTGATGAAACTGAAGAGTTCCAGAAAGTGGCCGTTCGAGAGGATTCAAATGATAACTATTTGTATTATCCCAGCCTTCTTGACATCCGTCTTGATGACCTTGAACACTTTCAGAGGCACTGGGTTAAAGGTCATCCAGTAATTGTACGTGATGTACTGGAAAATTCAGATCTGACTTGGGATCCGGTAGTGATGTTTTGTACCTACCTTGAGAGAACCATTTCTAGATTCGAAAATAGTACGAGCCTCCCAGAAGCTTCTTGTAACATGGACTGGTGTGAG GTAGAAATTGGCATTAGGCAGTATTTTATGGGTTCTCTAAAGGGACGGACACGCACAAACACTTTTAACAacatgttaaaattaaaaggttgGCTTTCTTCCCATTTGTTTCAAGAGCAGTTTCCAGCTCATTACGCTGAAATAATTCGAATTCTACCACTTCAAGAATACATGAACCCCATGTCTGGTCTTCTAAATCTAGCTGCAAAGTTACCACAGGAAATTGCAAAGCCTGACATGGGTCCATGTGTCTATCTTGCCTATGGATGTTCTGAAGATCATGTTTTGGCTGACTCTGTCTCCAGATTATGTTATGACTCGTATGATGTG ATTAACATTTTGGTCCACAGTACAGACGTCCCTGTTTCAACAGAACAACTTACAAAAGTTATCAACTTGCTTCAAAGGCAAAGGGCTCTAGGTGAGTCCTCCAATACCTCTACTAATCATTCGAGTGTGGAGGAAGTGGAATCTTGTAAAGCTGGCAATGAAACACCCTTTTGTAAGAAGTTTGCAAAAGTACCCTCTTTCTCTGCATCCACTGATCAAGTGTTTGCTCAGGGCATTAAACGCCCTAGTATGACCTCTGACAGTGCATGTGACTCGGATCCTGAACCATTAATGTTCGAATGCAAATCTTCCCAAATTAGTGAGACAACTGGAcctcaaacaaaatttagggAACAAATAGAATCATGTCTTGTTGTTGGAAATAAATCTTCGAAGTCTTGTGGTGCCCAATGGGATATCTTTCGGAGGCAAGATGTTCCTAGGCTATCAGAGTACCTTCGGAAGCATTCTGATGAGTTCATTCATAAGCAC GTTGTGCATCCAATTCTAGACCAGAGTTTTTTCCTTGATGAAGCCCACAAATTGAGGCTGAAGGAGGAGTTTC AAATCGAACCATGGACTTTTGAGCAAAACATTGGAGAAGCTGTCATCATTCCTGCTGGATGTCCATACCAGATACGGAATCGAAAG TCTTGCGTACACGTGGTATTAGATTTCATCTCACCTGAAAGTGTTGGCGAAAGTATCCAGTTGACCGACGAGGTTCGACTACTTCCAGAAAACCACATAGCAAAAGAGAAGACATTAGAG GTAAAAAAGAGGGCCCTCAATACTATAGATGCAGCTATAAAACAAGTTCGGGAGCTTACAAATGCATTGCAAGAAGTATCCCATTGA
- the LOC101212844 gene encoding equilibrative nucleotide transporter 3, with the protein MFSSYFNRSCICLCTPRFPPRNCGFSRGSTMNGATEESGAPARTEGKFTALAVCWVLGLGSLVSWNSMLTISDYYYQLFPHYHPSRVLTLVYQPFAFGTIAILAYHEAKIDTRRRNIRGYSLFFISTLLLIVLDLVTSGKGGIGPYIALCVIVGSFGVADAFVQGGMVGDLSLMCPEFIQSFMAGLAASGALTSGLRLITKAAFEDFHSGLRKGTILFLAISAAFEFLCVILYAIVFPKIPLVKFYRKKAASEGSKTVSSDLAAAGIQIQSNQEDKTELLGKKQLFQKNADYLFGVFLIYVLTLSIFPGFLYENTGEHQLGSWYPLVLIAMYNVWDLVGRYVPLINWLKLESRKGLLIAILSRFLLIPAFYFTAKYGDQGWMILLVSFLGLSNGHLTVCVFTAAPKGYKAPEQNALGNLLVMFLLGGIFTGVALDWLWIIGNGSF; encoded by the exons ATGTTTTCCTCTTATTTTAATCGTTCATGTATTTGTCTTTGTACTCCTCGTTTTCCTCCTCGAAATTGTGGATTCTCTCGG GGATCTACCATGAATGGTGCTACTGAAGAATCTGGGGCTCCAGCAAGGACTGAG GGGAAGTTCACAGCTCTCGCAGTTTGCTGGGTTCTTGGTTTGGGTTCCCTTGTTTCTTGGAATAGTATGCTAACTATTTCAGATTACTATTATCAATTGTTTCCG caCTATCATCCATCGAGAGTACTCACTCTTGTGTATCAACCATTTGCATTTGGAACGATTGCAATTCTAGCATATCATGAAGCAAAGATCGACACACGACGGAGAAACATACGTGGATATAGTCTCTTCTTCATAAGTACTTTGTTGCTCATAGTT TTGGATTTGGTCACCTCTGGAAAAGGAGGAATTGGACCATATATTGCTTTGTGTGTCATTGTTGGTTCCTTTGGAGTTGCTGATGCCTTCGTGCAAGGTGGGATGGTTGGAGATCTCTCTTTGATGTGTCCTGAATTCATCCAG TCTTTTATGGCTGGATTGGCTGCCTCAGGAGCTCTCACCTCTGGGTTGAGGCTAATAACAAAAGCTGCCTTTGAGGACTTTCATAGCGGTCTTCGTAAAGGGACTA TTCTATTTTTAGCGATATCTGCTGCTTTCGAATTCCTCTGCGTTATTCTCTATGCGATAGTCTTCCCTAAAATCCCGCTAGTGAAGTTCTACCGTAAGAAGGCAGCTTCCGAAGGATCGAAAACCGTGTCATCTGACCTTGCTGCTGCAGGCATCCAAATTCAATCAAACCAAGAA GACAAAACCGAACTACTTGGCAAAAAGCAACTATTTCAGAAGAACGCAGACTATCTTTTTGGCGTGTTTCTGATATATGTTCTCACGTTGTCAATCTTTCCTGGCTTCTTGTATGAAAATACTGGAGAACACCAATTGGGTTCATG GTATCCACTTGTTTTAATAGCAATGTACAACGTCTGGGATCTGGTAGGCAGATATGTACCTCTCATCAACTGGCTCAAGTTGGAGTCGAGGAAGGGCCTGTTGATTGCGATTCTAAGCCGTTTCCTACTAATCCCTGCATTTTACTTCACAGCAAAGTATGGTGATCAGGGGTGGATGATCTTGCTCGTTTCATTCTTGGGATTGAGCAATGGCCACCTTACAGTTTGTGTCTTTACTGCAGCACCTAAAGGCTACAAG GCACCTGAGCAGAATGCATTGGGGAATTTGCTTGTAATGTTCCTTTTAGGAGGCATTTTTACTGGAGTTGCTCTTGATTGGCTGTGGATCATAGGAAATGGAAGCTTTTGA